A single genomic interval of Desulfovibrio sp. JC022 harbors:
- a CDS encoding general secretion pathway protein GspK — MRENVTGQTQASVQQGFALVITLWVMAILGIMAASFSYEALCETKVESWSSQDRRAYNLARGGVHRAAGIIRKHARDPVHSITDKWFSGDSLYKDIKFGPGYYSIVRSDAGVTKKNKKAELLQYGLIDEESRLNINVATMDQLQGFPTVSNVLAANITLLLTKKRGNSTKGAPSSVAMAKGLVDGPIRSLDELLQVKGMTREILYGPSGRDGGGKAGIARYLTCFSSGKVNINTAGKEVLHAVGFTTGQVQTLLAYRLSGWKGFASVSAALSTLGATAQSSHLTPFLTVQSKNFTMTCLAGFAPGKFVERITARVSVDKDQLHFTRWESESLPRI, encoded by the coding sequence ATGCGTGAGAATGTAACCGGACAAACACAGGCTTCAGTTCAACAGGGTTTTGCTCTGGTGATTACGCTGTGGGTTATGGCCATTCTCGGTATTATGGCGGCTTCTTTTTCTTATGAGGCTTTATGCGAAACAAAAGTGGAAAGCTGGAGCAGTCAGGATCGCCGGGCTTACAATCTGGCGCGAGGAGGTGTTCACAGAGCGGCGGGCATCATCAGGAAGCATGCCCGTGACCCCGTGCACAGCATTACGGACAAGTGGTTTTCCGGGGATTCATTGTATAAAGATATTAAGTTCGGGCCGGGGTATTACTCCATTGTCCGATCTGATGCAGGTGTTACGAAAAAAAACAAGAAAGCTGAGCTGCTGCAATACGGATTAATTGATGAAGAGTCGCGCCTGAACATCAATGTCGCCACCATGGATCAGTTACAGGGCTTCCCTACTGTCTCTAATGTGCTGGCCGCTAATATCACTCTTTTACTGACCAAAAAGCGGGGCAACAGCACCAAGGGGGCTCCCTCGTCCGTGGCAATGGCTAAGGGGCTGGTGGACGGACCGATTCGAAGTCTGGACGAGCTGCTTCAAGTGAAAGGAATGACGCGGGAAATTTTGTATGGTCCTTCTGGTCGTGATGGTGGCGGGAAGGCAGGTATTGCGCGCTATCTGACCTGTTTTTCCTCGGGGAAGGTGAATATTAATACTGCCGGGAAGGAAGTGCTTCATGCAGTGGGCTTTACGACCGGGCAGGTGCAGACTTTGCTCGCCTATCGTCTTTCGGGGTGGAAAGGGTTTGCATCGGTTAGTGCCGCGCTCAGTACGTTGGGTGCTACCGCGCAGAGTTCTCATTTGACACCTTTTCTGACCGTGCAGTCCAAGAATTTTACCATGACCTGTCTGGCCGGATTCGCGCCCGGAAAGTTTGTGGAACGAATCACCGCCAGAGTCAGCGTGGACAAAGATCAATTGCATTTCACCCGCTGGGAGTCCGAGTCCCTGCCGCGGATATGA
- a CDS encoding PilN domain-containing protein, translating into MNFKKLLKIMPLTPSFGNKSRIGLVFDVHGHCAASFEYSSKGKQWLPLPQLPETNHPRPCFMVLPSAMLALCRTPIPDKEQKDAVAALDMESGQRLFRSPETGGREIRCYGGENGLTATLGWLSNEYLHECLETAKGMGFQVTTIVLPEFDLKVSGPTLLVSREKEETRLCCIHKKVPVIWQVVPDGGPSLASALGVVLAELEAEGKPKPEKVVVWIPPGGGEPDGFTEVITNGLPGIPVEKVRSYEDLLSLLRMNHVKGSFHESLEEWERIPLAPKDYLRPGLAFAGAIAGCLLLFFSVIHLNTQDADVLKQEAHKVLFLAKRTDVVTMEVREYVRRNREILRYTVQKPFVSHVFRDLGDSVPAQVKLNTMRLDQSGKITLQGEAKNEISLMALLENLSSAQIFSNAVLASMSKLEQGQGFRFVVELDFPAWQSFFKPKNKQGETQ; encoded by the coding sequence ATGAATTTTAAGAAGTTGCTCAAAATTATGCCTCTGACCCCTTCTTTCGGGAATAAGTCCCGGATTGGACTGGTGTTTGACGTGCATGGGCATTGCGCAGCTTCGTTTGAATATTCTTCCAAAGGCAAGCAGTGGCTTCCCCTGCCGCAATTACCTGAAACAAATCACCCTCGTCCCTGCTTCATGGTTCTCCCTTCAGCCATGCTCGCCTTGTGCCGAACCCCGATCCCGGACAAAGAGCAGAAGGACGCAGTGGCAGCTCTGGATATGGAATCCGGTCAACGTTTGTTCCGTTCCCCTGAAACAGGAGGCCGGGAGATCCGCTGTTATGGCGGGGAAAATGGTTTGACCGCTACCCTTGGCTGGCTATCCAACGAGTATCTTCATGAATGTCTGGAAACAGCAAAGGGCATGGGATTTCAGGTTACGACCATAGTGCTGCCTGAATTCGACTTGAAAGTTTCCGGGCCGACCCTGCTCGTGTCTCGCGAAAAAGAGGAAACACGTCTGTGTTGCATCCACAAGAAAGTTCCCGTGATCTGGCAGGTGGTACCGGATGGGGGACCGTCATTGGCAAGTGCGCTGGGTGTGGTTCTTGCGGAACTTGAGGCGGAAGGAAAGCCGAAGCCGGAAAAGGTTGTGGTCTGGATTCCTCCCGGTGGCGGGGAGCCGGATGGTTTCACTGAAGTAATCACAAATGGGCTGCCCGGAATTCCTGTGGAAAAAGTCCGTTCCTATGAAGATCTTTTGTCTTTGTTGCGCATGAACCATGTGAAAGGTTCTTTTCATGAAAGTCTTGAAGAGTGGGAGCGCATTCCCCTTGCTCCGAAAGACTACTTGCGGCCGGGGTTGGCCTTTGCGGGGGCCATTGCTGGTTGCCTGTTGCTTTTCTTTTCCGTGATTCATTTGAATACTCAGGATGCCGATGTTCTTAAGCAGGAGGCACATAAGGTTTTGTTTCTGGCAAAACGTACGGATGTGGTGACCATGGAGGTGCGGGAGTATGTCAGACGCAACAGGGAGATTCTTAGATATACGGTACAGAAGCCCTTTGTTTCACATGTGTTCCGTGATCTTGGTGATTCGGTTCCGGCTCAGGTTAAGTTGAATACCATGCGTCTTGATCAGTCCGGTAAGATTACCCTGCAAGGGGAGGCTAAAAATGAAATCAGCCTTATGGCCCTGCTGGAGAATCTGAGCAGTGCACAGATTTTCAGCAATGCGGTACTCGCTTCCATGAGCAAGTTGGAACAGGGGCAGGGGTTCCGGTTTGTGGTGGAGCTTGATTTTCCAGCTTGGCAAAGTTTTTTCAAGCCTAAAAATAAGCAGGGGGAAACGCAATGA
- a CDS encoding PDZ domain-containing protein: MGMERYLHKNAADAFFRIALIVAALTLVGAVLILSLPAPHPKAVNYVDATREHPPSDPLAYPHYSFFTTKRRHIFQYGQLHLVHRSYKRTAPDLPPGPNVSGLSLMATMPGAGKSYAIISGINSGASTLVTLGQVVRESILVEIASNHVILARNDQNVTLPMTTAWEAQTESLMSEAGISEGSGSSYALSVPSGAGGKGVNVNIKGWGVFLIPLTEMERKDMGIQSGRGLKVARVVRKDTGLLRGDLLLAVSGRPVGSIPQVNEILKNKIGKDVFLTIIRKGNPMNVDILIP; encoded by the coding sequence ATGGGCATGGAAAGATATCTGCATAAAAACGCGGCGGACGCATTTTTCAGGATCGCGCTTATTGTCGCGGCCCTGACATTAGTCGGTGCAGTGCTCATTCTTTCCCTTCCCGCACCGCATCCCAAAGCGGTGAATTATGTGGATGCCACTCGCGAGCATCCGCCGTCCGATCCGCTGGCCTATCCCCATTATTCTTTTTTTACCACTAAGCGGCGTCATATCTTCCAGTACGGCCAGCTTCATCTGGTGCATCGTTCCTACAAGCGAACAGCTCCTGATTTGCCTCCCGGCCCCAATGTTTCCGGGCTTTCCCTTATGGCGACTATGCCGGGTGCGGGCAAGTCCTATGCAATCATCAGTGGAATCAACAGCGGCGCAAGCACATTGGTTACTCTGGGGCAGGTGGTCAGGGAAAGCATACTTGTGGAAATCGCTTCAAACCATGTGATTTTGGCCCGAAATGATCAGAACGTCACCTTGCCCATGACTACCGCGTGGGAAGCGCAGACTGAAAGTTTGATGAGTGAGGCCGGTATCTCTGAAGGAAGCGGAAGTTCCTATGCGCTTTCAGTTCCTTCGGGTGCAGGGGGGAAAGGCGTCAACGTAAATATCAAGGGTTGGGGGGTGTTCCTCATTCCTCTGACTGAAATGGAACGGAAAGACATGGGAATCCAGTCGGGTCGCGGACTGAAAGTGGCCCGTGTCGTGCGTAAGGATACAGGTCTGCTGCGCGGGGATTTGCTGCTGGCTGTTTCCGGCAGGCCCGTGGGTTCGATACCGCAGGTCAATGAGATATTGAAAAATAAAATCGGTAAGGACGTGTTTCTGACAATCATTCGTAAAGGAAACCCCATGAATGTGGATATTCTGATTCCCTGA
- a CDS encoding GspE/PulE family protein: protein MQEKEMKLLPATPYDLSSPDRVRGWWQRIRQAGESEQDALRSTAEFLGLEWMELDKTYLAEPGLVQLVPESFAKSHLLLPLAKEQDGVVRMAVATPFMGTAVSEMEQALEMDIHMVLAPADNLVDALERAYSGEGMEGVFTSLDDDLDSMDDVEDLRDMAQAAPVIRLVNNSFRDAIAQGASDIHISPYEDGLEIRFRVDGILHVVNTVPRKYQAAIISRIKIMSNLDIAERRIPQDGRIRLKMEQSDYDIRVASTPTVFGEGVVMRILDKSSIKVDIADVGFEPDMLEMWKKLVHRPHGAILVTGPTGSGKTTTLYASLNYIKSPELKIITTEDPVEYQLRGIDQIQVNPKVGLTFAAALRSILRQDPDVIMVGEIRDLETAEIAIQSSLTGHLVLSTLHTNDAPTAITRLVEMGIAPYLAAPTLAGAMAQRLLRRLCTNCKKQGADGKWQAVGCEECDGSGYKGRLGIFELLINTPAIQTLIQNQASAADIGAKAQQEGMRTLLQDGLAKAARGLTTEEEVYRMAQDN from the coding sequence ATGCAGGAAAAAGAAATGAAACTCCTTCCGGCAACACCTTATGACCTGTCCTCTCCCGACAGGGTCAGGGGCTGGTGGCAGCGTATCAGGCAGGCCGGGGAGTCTGAACAGGACGCGCTCAGGAGTACGGCGGAGTTTCTCGGTCTGGAGTGGATGGAACTCGACAAAACCTATCTTGCCGAGCCGGGACTGGTGCAGCTTGTGCCTGAGAGTTTTGCAAAGAGCCATCTGCTGCTTCCTTTGGCAAAGGAACAGGACGGGGTGGTTCGTATGGCTGTTGCAACACCTTTTATGGGAACAGCAGTGTCCGAAATGGAGCAGGCTTTGGAAATGGATATCCACATGGTTCTCGCTCCGGCGGATAATCTTGTGGATGCCCTTGAACGGGCCTACTCCGGCGAAGGCATGGAGGGGGTCTTCACCAGTCTGGATGATGACCTTGATTCCATGGATGATGTGGAGGATCTGCGGGATATGGCTCAGGCCGCGCCTGTTATCCGGCTGGTCAATAATTCCTTTCGAGACGCCATTGCTCAGGGAGCTTCGGATATCCATATTTCGCCTTATGAGGACGGTCTGGAAATACGCTTTCGTGTGGACGGCATCCTGCACGTGGTCAATACCGTGCCCAGAAAATATCAGGCGGCCATCATTTCCCGGATCAAGATTATGTCTAATCTGGATATTGCCGAACGTCGAATTCCCCAGGACGGTCGTATCCGGCTGAAGATGGAGCAGTCTGATTATGATATCCGCGTGGCATCCACACCCACCGTGTTCGGAGAAGGTGTGGTCATGCGTATTTTGGACAAGTCATCCATCAAGGTGGATATCGCGGATGTGGGCTTTGAGCCGGACATGCTCGAGATGTGGAAAAAACTTGTCCATCGACCCCACGGTGCAATACTCGTGACCGGGCCGACCGGGTCCGGGAAAACCACCACGCTCTATGCATCATTGAATTACATCAAGTCCCCGGAATTAAAAATAATCACCACGGAAGATCCGGTTGAATACCAGCTGCGCGGTATAGACCAGATTCAGGTCAATCCCAAAGTCGGGCTGACTTTTGCGGCAGCTCTGAGGAGCATTCTGCGTCAGGACCCGGATGTGATTATGGTCGGGGAAATCCGTGATTTGGAGACCGCTGAAATTGCGATCCAATCCTCCCTGACAGGTCACCTTGTGCTTTCCACTCTGCATACCAATGATGCCCCTACAGCCATCACCCGCCTTGTGGAGATGGGCATTGCTCCCTATCTTGCCGCTCCCACTTTGGCCGGGGCAATGGCCCAGCGGCTCCTGCGCAGGCTGTGCACTAATTGCAAAAAACAGGGAGCGGACGGCAAGTGGCAGGCTGTGGGCTGTGAGGAATGTGATGGTTCCGGTTACAAGGGCAGGCTCGGAATATTCGAGTTGCTGATCAATACTCCAGCCATCCAGACGCTTATCCAGAATCAGGCCAGTGCTGCTGACATCGGGGCCAAGGCACAGCAGGAAGGCATGCGCACCCTGCTTCAGGATGGCCTTGCCAAGGCGGCAAGGGGGCTGACCACGGAAGAGGAAGTCTATCGTATGGCTCAGGATAATTAG
- a CDS encoding secretin N-terminal domain-containing protein, whose amino-acid sequence MRESMMRAAHCIRWFVILAMICAFSVPVTGGPGHVAHAAPAGKNRIEINFRQTDIMAVLEFYSHLMGKTFIPNPQLKGPVTVISPKPVTKFEALRLLYSVLDMKGYTLVQQSGYYKVVSKSMAVHEGLNVDSITVGGDQMVTEVIMLKYLKAADVIADFRQILSPEGSIFSGKSNNYIVFTDTAANVNKIKELISHIDKPGSLPSSKTYSLQYIEAKTVAPMLTKLYTEKVAKADQSKVQILAMEETNSLIVLAPESVHTDISKIVAKLDVRTMQVSIKAYLVEVTLTDETKLGFEWMFNVNSQGTSAGGSLDFGEAFTSAMLGGTKEALNFSIVNGDNFQAMMNFFASDDNARVVSAPHILALDNQKASISVGTEIPILKLTQSSMTSQQNVIKTYDHRKFGMQLDITPTIAENRDVTLKIDQTLSSLVTDETDPDQWKSTDRAASTTVLVKDAQTLVIGGLMSVNGDLNKKGAPYLKDMPVLGPLFGTQDDKMTKSELLLFLTPYVIATPDEADEMSGLRKAQSPMAVDEFGLIFDL is encoded by the coding sequence ATGAGAGAATCCATGATGAGAGCTGCCCACTGCATACGATGGTTTGTCATTCTGGCGATGATATGCGCCTTTTCCGTTCCTGTGACCGGGGGGCCGGGACATGTTGCTCATGCCGCACCTGCTGGGAAAAATCGGATCGAGATCAATTTCAGGCAGACGGATATTATGGCCGTGCTGGAATTTTATTCGCATCTTATGGGCAAGACATTTATTCCGAATCCTCAACTCAAGGGGCCGGTAACAGTTATTTCCCCGAAGCCCGTGACTAAGTTTGAAGCTTTGCGGTTGCTGTATTCCGTGTTGGACATGAAAGGTTATACCCTTGTGCAGCAGAGCGGCTACTACAAGGTCGTCTCCAAAAGCATGGCTGTACATGAAGGGCTGAATGTAGATTCCATCACTGTGGGCGGCGATCAGATGGTTACTGAAGTAATCATGCTTAAGTATCTGAAAGCAGCTGACGTGATCGCTGATTTTCGGCAGATTCTGTCACCTGAAGGGTCAATTTTTTCTGGAAAGTCTAACAATTACATCGTGTTTACAGATACTGCTGCCAATGTGAACAAGATTAAGGAATTGATCAGCCACATAGACAAACCCGGCTCCCTGCCTTCTTCCAAAACCTACTCCCTGCAATACATTGAAGCCAAGACCGTGGCTCCGATGCTGACCAAGCTTTATACGGAAAAGGTGGCCAAGGCTGATCAGAGCAAGGTTCAGATTCTTGCCATGGAGGAGACGAACTCCCTGATCGTGCTTGCCCCGGAAAGTGTGCATACGGATATTTCCAAAATCGTAGCCAAACTTGATGTCCGTACCATGCAGGTCTCGATCAAGGCTTATCTTGTGGAAGTGACTCTGACCGATGAAACCAAGCTCGGTTTTGAGTGGATGTTCAATGTCAATTCGCAAGGGACATCTGCCGGTGGGTCCTTGGATTTCGGGGAAGCTTTTACCTCTGCCATGCTTGGTGGAACAAAGGAAGCTCTTAATTTTTCCATCGTCAACGGTGACAATTTTCAAGCGATGATGAATTTTTTCGCTTCGGATGATAATGCCCGCGTGGTTTCCGCGCCGCATATCTTGGCTCTTGATAATCAGAAAGCGAGTATTTCTGTGGGAACGGAAATTCCCATCCTCAAGCTGACCCAGTCTTCCATGACTTCTCAGCAGAATGTGATCAAGACTTACGATCACCGCAAATTCGGCATGCAGCTTGATATCACTCCTACAATTGCCGAAAATAGGGACGTGACCCTCAAGATTGATCAGACCCTATCCAGTCTGGTCACCGATGAGACTGATCCGGATCAGTGGAAATCTACTGACCGCGCGGCCTCCACAACCGTGCTGGTCAAGGATGCCCAGACTCTGGTTATCGGTGGACTTATGAGCGTCAACGGTGACTTGAACAAGAAAGGTGCACCTTACTTGAAAGATATGCCCGTACTCGGTCCTTTGTTCGGTACTCAGGATGATAAGATGACCAAGTCGGAACTCCTGTTATTCCTGACTCCATACGTGATCGCCACGCCGGATGAGGCAGATGAGATGAGCGGACTGCGCAAGGCTCAGAGTCCTATGGCTGTGGATGAATTCGGCCTTATTTTCGACCTCTAG
- the pilO gene encoding type 4a pilus biogenesis protein PilO has product MNILLASWNKLDPRDRRALGICIIFLVSVVLYIGILAPLGDMYEATVQEQADLKNKIQFNTPKAMVLPDREAKLRQVKGEYESLKRQLELVDRRDWGASDIYNEIRDYASITGITIKEIRPLAKKKDGFLSSQPMDVTFSGPFTAIEKFIYYLETSPQVFVVSEISLTGKSGTMQGGLVISKYSIPAGVDSKMAEHAVKLVLSMPPWIGYAPFEIARHNGWLHSNGTRIECYFSEHEKTNFEKLYAGEIDGTATHALELVQLLTRGVDLRIVAPLAQFKAGDALMVAGNSPVKSVKDLRGKTVFLETGGAAHYFLYEVLKKNGMSLSDVTVSNMARDIVAQSLEAGLIEAGVTFEPYVGRLQKLRIARPVAGPEDVDNWTLQFLVLREDALPGNEKAVETLINGFARAVHWWGQHPDEAVQYLSANSPQGVSQGTIKKILKSVRFLTPAQVRDYSCVGPEVNNPLDEYFSKYETFFKEELGYDVVVPKADIIDWQYVRKVYNCTSHANGTHGAGG; this is encoded by the coding sequence ATGAACATTCTCCTTGCCTCTTGGAACAAACTTGATCCGCGAGACCGCCGTGCTTTGGGCATATGCATAATATTTCTGGTCTCTGTTGTTTTATATATAGGTATTCTGGCTCCTCTCGGCGATATGTATGAAGCCACGGTGCAGGAGCAGGCCGACCTGAAGAATAAAATTCAATTCAATACGCCCAAGGCCATGGTTTTGCCGGACCGGGAGGCAAAGCTGCGTCAGGTCAAGGGTGAATATGAATCCCTTAAACGCCAGTTGGAACTTGTGGATCGCAGGGATTGGGGAGCTTCTGATATTTATAATGAAATCAGAGATTATGCTTCTATTACCGGGATTACCATTAAGGAAATCCGTCCCTTAGCGAAAAAAAAGGATGGGTTTCTGTCCAGCCAGCCCATGGATGTGACCTTCAGCGGTCCGTTCACTGCTATTGAGAAGTTTATTTATTATCTGGAAACTTCGCCGCAGGTTTTTGTTGTTTCGGAAATATCGCTGACCGGTAAGAGCGGCACTATGCAGGGCGGTTTGGTGATCAGCAAGTATTCCATTCCTGCCGGGGTTGATTCCAAGATGGCGGAACACGCAGTGAAACTAGTGCTCTCCATGCCGCCATGGATCGGATACGCTCCTTTTGAGATAGCCCGGCACAATGGATGGCTCCATTCAAACGGCACGCGCATTGAGTGTTATTTTTCTGAGCATGAAAAAACTAATTTTGAGAAATTGTACGCCGGCGAAATCGATGGGACCGCCACCCATGCTTTGGAACTTGTCCAGCTTCTCACCAGAGGTGTGGACCTGCGCATAGTGGCTCCATTGGCGCAGTTTAAGGCCGGAGATGCTCTGATGGTGGCGGGGAATTCGCCTGTTAAATCCGTGAAGGATTTGCGCGGGAAGACGGTCTTTCTGGAGACAGGAGGGGCTGCGCACTATTTTCTGTATGAAGTTCTCAAGAAGAACGGCATGTCGCTCTCGGACGTAACGGTGAGCAATATGGCCCGTGACATAGTGGCCCAAAGTCTGGAAGCCGGACTCATTGAAGCGGGTGTGACCTTCGAACCCTATGTAGGGAGATTGCAGAAACTGCGCATCGCCAGACCTGTGGCAGGTCCGGAGGATGTGGACAACTGGACCTTGCAGTTTCTGGTCCTGCGTGAAGATGCCCTGCCCGGTAATGAAAAGGCAGTTGAAACCCTCATAAACGGTTTTGCGCGGGCAGTGCACTGGTGGGGGCAGCACCCGGACGAGGCCGTGCAATACCTGAGTGCCAATAGTCCTCAAGGGGTTTCACAGGGAACCATCAAGAAGATCCTGAAGAGTGTGCGGTTTCTGACTCCTGCTCAGGTGAGGGATTATTCTTGCGTCGGGCCGGAAGTGAATAATCCTCTGGATGAGTATTTCAGCAAATATGAGACATTTTTCAAGGAGGAGCTTGGATATGATGTGGTAGTTCCCAAGGCCGACATCATTGACTGGCAATATGTTCGCAAGGTGTACAATTGTACGTCGCATGCAAACGGTACCCACGGGGCAGGGGGCTGA